From the genome of Thermocrinis jamiesonii, one region includes:
- a CDS encoding ATP-binding protein has protein sequence MADKNCPVCKGTGFVDKGKVVEICACRFRQEDFQSKLNIPKRFWSAELDNYQPISAPQQRAYEMCKMFVYNFNQEEGKGITLVGPTQMGKTHLMVGVLKALYRNKGVRGLFFDTKEMLFQLRFYMSHEEDKYSKLLKYLMNVPVLVLDDLGSERLSDWSIETISLIITYRYNHQLSTLITTNYQLKKSEDDLLNSLEERISPAVVGKIFQMNEIVYLY, from the coding sequence GTGGCGGACAAAAACTGTCCAGTTTGCAAAGGCACCGGCTTTGTGGATAAAGGAAAGGTAGTGGAAATATGCGCTTGTAGATTTCGGCAAGAAGACTTTCAAAGCAAGCTAAACATTCCAAAGAGGTTTTGGAGTGCAGAGCTTGACAATTACCAACCTATTTCTGCTCCTCAGCAGAGAGCATACGAAATGTGCAAAATGTTCGTTTATAACTTTAACCAAGAGGAGGGAAAGGGTATTACCTTAGTAGGTCCCACTCAGATGGGAAAAACTCACCTGATGGTAGGAGTTTTAAAGGCGCTATACAGGAATAAAGGAGTAAGGGGCCTTTTCTTTGATACAAAGGAAATGCTATTTCAGCTCAGATTTTACATGAGCCACGAAGAAGACAAGTATAGCAAACTTTTGAAGTACCTAATGAACGTGCCAGTCCTTGTGTTGGATGACTTAGGCAGTGAAAGGCTCTCCGATTGGAGCATAGAGACCATCTCCCTCATCATCACATACAGATACAACCATCAGCTTAGCACGCTGATAACTACCAATTACCAGCTAAAAAAATCAGAAGACGACCTATTAAACAGCTTGGAAGAGAGAATATCCCCAGCAGTGGTAGGCAAGATCTTTCAGATGAACGAAATTGTTTATCTTTACTGA